One region of Olleya sp. Hel_I_94 genomic DNA includes:
- a CDS encoding dTDP-4-dehydrorhamnose 3,5-epimerase family protein yields MEIDLGTKKHQLINGAVHKDHRGTVAYVNDFNMSPIKRMYTITHTSTTVVRAWQAHKIEAKYFKCSKGRFVIAIVPIKDWKTPDVNSKPEVFILQANKNQVLCVPKGHANGFKALEANSELIVFSDQDLESAKNDQYRFDQDLWMDWSVK; encoded by the coding sequence ATGGAAATAGATTTAGGCACGAAAAAACATCAACTTATAAATGGTGCTGTACATAAAGATCATCGTGGAACGGTAGCTTATGTCAACGATTTTAATATGTCACCAATAAAACGCATGTATACCATCACGCATACATCCACAACGGTTGTGCGTGCTTGGCAAGCGCATAAAATTGAGGCAAAATATTTTAAATGTAGTAAAGGACGTTTTGTAATTGCAATTGTGCCTATTAAAGATTGGAAGACACCAGACGTCAATAGTAAACCCGAAGTATTTATTTTACAAGCCAATAAAAATCAAGTGCTTTGTGTACCTAAAGGTCATGCTAATGGATTTAAAGCATTGGAAGCTAACTCAGAATTAATCGTGTTTTCAGACCAGGATTTAGAATCTGCTAAAAATGATCAGTATCGTTTTGATCAAGATTTATGGATGGATTGGTCTGTAAAATAA
- the wecB gene encoding non-hydrolyzing UDP-N-acetylglucosamine 2-epimerase, protein MKKLKVLTVVGTRPEIIRLSQVLLKLDATESVEHILVHTGQNYDYELNEVFFKDLGLRKPDYFLNAAGGSAINTAGQILINIEPVLETVNPDAFLVLGDTNSCLCAIAAKKRKIPIFHMEAGNRCFDQRVPEETNRKIVDHVSDINLTYSDIAREYLLREGLPADRIIKTGSPIYEVIQAYNAQIDNANVLSRLELKAEQYFLVSAHREENINSKNFFKLVTTLNLIAETYKLPIIVSTHPRTRNKIEETGATFHSLIQLMKPLGFHDYNHLQKKAKAVLSDSGTISEESSIMNFPALNIREAHERPEAMEEASVMMVGLNPERIMQALKILETQGRNENRTLQQVSDYSMPNVSDKVVRIILSYTDYINRTVWHKES, encoded by the coding sequence ATGAAAAAATTAAAAGTTTTAACCGTTGTAGGTACAAGACCAGAAATTATTAGATTGTCTCAAGTGCTTTTAAAGCTTGATGCAACTGAAAGTGTAGAACATATATTAGTGCATACAGGTCAAAATTATGACTATGAACTAAATGAGGTGTTTTTTAAAGATTTAGGTTTAAGAAAACCTGATTATTTTTTAAATGCAGCTGGTGGAAGTGCTATAAATACCGCTGGACAAATTTTAATTAATATAGAGCCTGTATTAGAAACTGTAAATCCTGATGCTTTTTTAGTGCTAGGAGATACCAATTCTTGTTTATGTGCTATAGCTGCTAAAAAACGAAAAATTCCAATTTTCCATATGGAAGCCGGAAACCGCTGTTTTGATCAACGTGTTCCAGAAGAAACTAACAGGAAAATTGTAGACCATGTTAGTGATATAAACCTAACATATAGCGACATTGCTAGAGAGTATTTATTACGTGAAGGCTTGCCTGCTGATAGAATTATAAAAACAGGGTCTCCAATTTACGAAGTAATACAAGCATATAATGCACAAATTGATAATGCCAATGTGTTATCACGTTTAGAATTAAAAGCGGAACAATATTTTTTAGTATCTGCACACAGAGAAGAAAATATAAATTCTAAAAATTTTTTCAAATTAGTAACGACTTTAAACTTAATAGCCGAAACCTATAAGTTGCCCATAATTGTATCCACACACCCTAGAACAAGAAATAAAATAGAGGAAACAGGTGCGACGTTTCATTCATTAATTCAGTTAATGAAGCCATTAGGGTTTCATGATTATAATCACCTTCAAAAAAAGGCTAAAGCAGTGTTGTCTGATAGTGGTACTATTTCTGAGGAATCATCGATAATGAATTTTCCAGCTTTAAATATTAGAGAAGCGCATGAAAGACCAGAAGCTATGGAAGAAGCGTCAGTAATGATGGTAGGTTTAAATCCAGAACGTATCATGCAAGCTTTAAAAATTTTAGAGACACAAGGTCGTAATGAAAATAGAACTTTACAACAGGTAAGTGATTATTCTATGCCAAATGTTAGTGATAAAGTGGTACGCATTATTTTAAGTTATACGGATTACATAAATCGTACAGTTTGGCACAAAGAGTCTTAA
- a CDS encoding polysaccharide biosynthesis tyrosine autokinase, producing MDNYLEQQDAQDQQIDLKGIANKYLAYWYWIALSGIIALIIAFLYLRYTPDSYKTAAKIKVLTEKESTALNLDLDKLLGKGNVNLENERAVLQSFRLNRQVVNQLNLQVQYFQSGRVNKSEVFNAPFKVVFEPELAKPDAELQFQITLQDKGYQLVNLESEATLQVPNFYFEKPTQDFPFTIQPANAQSLVANDNPVYEVKISSQTQATQNLLQAIKIAPDGKDSDILILSLEDPSKQKAQQVLNTLIEVYTQDGITDRQEVSKRTIAFIDERFTYLTTELDSIEVAKGSYKQNNNLSIFEADAASMIQKKSIKDEQLFEAETQLLLADVLDKSIASNQDIKLLPANIGLNSGAVNTLVSDYNAAVLEYNKWKATAGDNNPRVKILKASITDLNNNIQRSLSGYKTQLQQSLSQNKRAQGLAQQSFKTLPSKEKILRSIERQQILKENLYLLLLQKREEAAITMAVTAANVKVIDYAITNSIPVAPKRKIVLLAALLLGLGLPIGILYLKFLTNTKIYTSKDVENINPKTAIVGEIPVIPNAKQAIKLTSGNTQTEEAFRTLIHNLNFTLHNKQTNQGQVIAVTSSVKGEGKTTVAFNIAQTYFHLKKKVLLVGADLRNPQLHTLIGSSKDKAGLSNYLSNQTSNWQDILIHMDANSNQFDLLLSGPIPPMPTVLLSSARFQAFLNEAKAHYDYIIVDTAPTLLVADTLTFMDGIDYTAYVVRSGVTEKPLIEYSKKLVDQKKIKNMGYIINDIDFKGSYGYGYNYGYGYGYHAETVKKKWYQFKK from the coding sequence ATGGATAATTACCTAGAACAACAAGACGCACAGGACCAGCAAATAGATTTAAAAGGGATTGCTAATAAGTACTTAGCCTATTGGTATTGGATCGCTTTAAGCGGAATAATCGCCTTAATTATAGCCTTTTTATATTTACGTTACACACCAGATAGCTACAAAACTGCTGCAAAAATTAAGGTCTTAACTGAAAAAGAATCTACTGCCTTAAACCTAGATTTAGATAAATTATTAGGTAAAGGAAACGTTAACCTAGAAAACGAACGTGCAGTATTGCAATCGTTTAGATTAAACCGACAAGTCGTTAATCAATTAAACTTACAGGTACAATACTTTCAGTCTGGTCGTGTTAATAAATCTGAAGTCTTTAACGCACCTTTTAAAGTGGTGTTTGAACCGGAATTAGCAAAACCAGATGCCGAATTACAGTTTCAAATAACACTTCAGGATAAAGGCTACCAATTAGTAAACTTAGAATCCGAAGCCACCTTACAAGTCCCAAACTTTTATTTTGAAAAACCAACGCAAGACTTTCCGTTTACCATTCAGCCAGCAAATGCACAAAGTTTAGTGGCTAATGATAACCCAGTCTATGAGGTTAAAATTAGTAGTCAAACACAAGCGACTCAAAACTTATTACAAGCCATAAAAATTGCACCTGATGGTAAGGACAGTGATATTTTAATATTAAGTCTAGAAGATCCAAGCAAGCAAAAAGCACAACAGGTCTTAAATACTTTAATTGAAGTCTATACACAAGATGGAATTACAGACAGACAGGAAGTGTCTAAACGTACCATTGCGTTTATTGACGAAAGGTTTACGTATCTAACAACCGAGTTGGACTCGATTGAAGTCGCAAAAGGTAGCTACAAGCAAAACAATAACTTAAGTATTTTTGAAGCTGATGCAGCGTCTATGATTCAGAAAAAATCGATTAAAGACGAACAACTGTTTGAAGCCGAAACCCAATTGCTATTAGCAGATGTGTTAGACAAAAGCATAGCTAGTAACCAAGACATAAAATTATTACCTGCTAATATTGGGTTGAATAGTGGTGCAGTAAATACCTTGGTTAGCGATTATAATGCTGCAGTGTTAGAATATAACAAATGGAAAGCCACAGCTGGAGACAATAACCCAAGGGTTAAGATTTTAAAAGCGTCTATTACAGATTTAAATAATAACATACAACGCTCATTATCTGGTTATAAAACGCAATTGCAACAGTCCTTATCGCAAAATAAACGTGCGCAAGGCTTAGCACAACAGTCGTTTAAAACCTTACCAAGCAAAGAAAAAATATTACGTAGTATAGAGCGCCAACAAATCCTAAAAGAAAACCTATACTTACTATTATTACAAAAACGCGAAGAGGCAGCAATTACTATGGCTGTCACTGCAGCGAATGTAAAAGTGATAGATTACGCGATTACTAACTCGATTCCTGTAGCGCCAAAACGTAAAATAGTATTGTTAGCTGCCTTATTATTAGGATTGGGTTTACCAATCGGTATCTTGTATTTAAAGTTTTTAACCAATACTAAAATTTACACTAGTAAAGATGTTGAAAATATTAACCCAAAGACTGCAATTGTTGGTGAGATTCCGGTAATTCCTAATGCTAAACAAGCCATAAAATTAACCTCAGGAAACACACAAACTGAGGAAGCGTTTAGAACTTTAATCCATAACCTAAACTTTACGTTGCATAACAAACAGACCAATCAAGGTCAAGTCATTGCAGTAACGTCTTCGGTTAAAGGCGAAGGAAAAACAACAGTGGCATTTAATATTGCGCAAACCTATTTTCATTTAAAAAAGAAAGTCTTATTAGTTGGTGCAGATTTACGTAATCCGCAATTACACACCTTAATTGGAAGCTCTAAAGACAAAGCTGGATTATCTAATTATTTAAGTAATCAAACTAGTAATTGGCAAGACATTTTAATACATATGGATGCTAATAGTAATCAATTTGATTTATTACTATCAGGTCCAATTCCGCCAATGCCAACGGTTTTATTATCAAGTGCACGTTTCCAAGCATTTTTAAACGAAGCAAAAGCACATTACGATTATATTATTGTAGATACAGCACCAACCTTATTAGTAGCAGATACGCTAACGTTTATGGATGGTATTGATTATACAGCTTATGTCGTTAGATCTGGTGTGACAGAAAAACCATTAATTGAATATTCTAAAAAATTAGTGGACCAGAAAAAGATTAAAAACATGGGTTATATTATTAACGATATTGACTTTAAAGGATCGTATGGTTATGGTTATAATTATGGCTATGGTTATGGTTATCATGCCGAAACGGTTAAGAAAAAGTGGTATCAGTTTAAAAAATAA
- a CDS encoding NAD-dependent epimerase/dehydratase family protein — MIKVGITGQNGFIGQHLYNTIGLHPEDFEIVNFEKQYFLQDDLLDTFVSQCDVIVHLAALNRHNDPLVIYQTNVNLVELLIAALQRTNSKPQIIMSSSSQENNDNHYGQSKKEGRLLFSNWAKANNAVFTGMIIPNVFGPFGNPFYNSVIATFSHQIANNQTPKIEVDGHLKLIYVGQLVTEIINCIKEARNLQEYNVKHTAEAKVSEVLALLVNFKDTYQDKGEIPILDTTFKINLFNTFRCYMDIETHFPVQYTQHTDPRGSFVEVIRLGIGGQVSFSTTVPNITRGNHFHTRKIERFSVIKGKALIQLRRIGTDKVLEFYLDGNNPAYVDMPIWYTHNIKNIGEEVLYTNFWINEPYNADDADTYFVEV, encoded by the coding sequence ATGATTAAAGTAGGTATTACAGGTCAAAATGGATTTATTGGGCAACATCTTTACAATACCATAGGTTTACATCCAGAGGATTTTGAGATTGTAAATTTTGAGAAACAGTATTTTTTACAAGATGATTTATTGGATACATTTGTAAGTCAATGCGATGTAATAGTGCATCTTGCTGCCTTAAATCGTCATAACGACCCATTAGTTATATACCAAACTAATGTAAATTTGGTGGAATTATTAATTGCAGCATTGCAACGTACCAATAGTAAGCCACAGATAATAATGTCGTCGTCGTCCCAAGAAAATAACGACAATCATTATGGGCAATCCAAAAAAGAAGGACGTCTCTTGTTTTCTAATTGGGCAAAAGCTAATAACGCAGTCTTTACAGGTATGATTATCCCAAATGTATTTGGTCCATTTGGTAATCCGTTTTATAATTCTGTGATTGCAACATTTTCGCATCAAATAGCCAATAACCAAACACCCAAAATAGAGGTGGATGGACATTTAAAATTAATATATGTAGGCCAATTGGTTACAGAGATAATAAACTGTATTAAAGAAGCCAGAAATTTGCAAGAATACAACGTTAAGCATACAGCAGAAGCTAAAGTATCTGAGGTGTTAGCATTGTTAGTTAATTTTAAAGACACGTATCAGGATAAAGGTGAAATTCCGATTTTGGATACAACCTTTAAAATTAATTTGTTTAATACCTTCCGCTGTTATATGGATATTGAAACACATTTTCCAGTGCAATATACGCAGCATACAGATCCACGAGGTTCTTTTGTAGAGGTTATTAGATTGGGTATTGGTGGACAAGTGTCGTTTTCTACAACAGTACCAAATATAACAAGAGGTAATCATTTTCATACTAGAAAAATTGAACGTTTTTCAGTAATAAAAGGAAAAGCTTTAATACAACTAAGACGTATTGGTACAGATAAAGTTTTAGAGTTTTATTTAGATGGTAATAACCCAGCATATGTAGATATGCCAATATGGTACACACATAATATTAAAAATATAGGAGAGGAAGTACTTTATACCAATTTTTGGATCAACGAACCATATAATGCAGATGATGCAGACACTTATTTTGTCGAAGTATAA
- a CDS encoding polysaccharide biosynthesis/export family protein — protein sequence MSNKEILYFQDANQYNQTNVQYQENTIQPNDILAVTISAAIPEAAIPYNKNVNANAVNNSVDILKLQGYLVNPEGFIALPVLGKIKATQLTNSQLESQIVAQLENGGHLINPIVTVRLLNAKVTVLGEVQRPGTFSFTEQYISVPQALGYAGDLTINGKRNDILLIREVDATRKITHIDLTTTNWMDNPEYRLKPNDVLVVQPNRAKVKTAGYVGNVTTIVAIASVTLSAIILLTR from the coding sequence GTGAGTAATAAAGAAATTTTATACTTTCAGGATGCTAACCAATACAACCAAACTAACGTACAGTATCAAGAAAACACCATTCAGCCTAACGATATATTAGCAGTAACCATAAGTGCTGCCATACCTGAAGCAGCCATTCCGTATAATAAAAACGTAAATGCCAATGCTGTTAATAATAGTGTAGATATTTTAAAACTGCAAGGGTATTTAGTCAATCCAGAAGGGTTTATAGCATTACCAGTGTTAGGCAAAATTAAAGCCACACAACTTACCAACTCGCAATTAGAAAGCCAAATTGTGGCACAATTAGAAAATGGTGGTCACTTAATTAATCCTATTGTAACCGTTAGATTGCTTAATGCAAAAGTGACTGTTTTAGGTGAAGTCCAACGTCCTGGAACCTTTAGTTTTACAGAGCAGTACATTAGTGTACCACAAGCGTTAGGCTATGCAGGAGATTTAACTATTAACGGAAAGCGTAACGATATTTTGTTAATCAGAGAGGTGGACGCAACACGTAAAATCACACACATAGATTTAACCACTACCAATTGGATGGACAATCCAGAATACCGACTAAAACCTAACGACGTGTTAGTGGTACAACCCAATCGTGCTAAAGTAAAAACAGCAGGTTACGTAGGTAATGTAACAACCATAGTAGCAATTGCATCGGTAACCCTAAGTGCCATAATTTTATTGACTAGATAA
- a CDS encoding glycosyltransferase family 4 protein — translation MAQRVLIYTNHFYPENFKVNEVSEMLSNDGLEVTVITGLPNYPDGKIAKGYGYFKNTTDVVKGVKVKRLWLIPRGSGSKLRLVINYLSYFASCIIYTLYIGLFKKKYDVIFVHHTSPILIAISPIIYKWLRKPKMILWDLDMWPDTLVALDIIKSKKVILFLETLVKWIYKQYDKVLIGSNSFASKAKERVADYKIDYFPNWAEDVFTQKNQVQPNNNPQFPVGFSVMYAGNIGEAQDFGNVFNAMKILKNEAINWLIVGDGRWLKQLKEKVSQSGLSDKVTYYGNNPLQTMPYFFSKADVMFFSLQDKEIFSKTVPAKLQAYMASAKPIVGMISGEGNQIIKEANCGLSVNSGDYIGFADAILEMKTNKQLLLQYGQNGEAYYNKNYSKPSRKKQLSSIIKG, via the coding sequence TTGGCACAAAGAGTCTTAATATATACCAATCATTTTTACCCAGAAAACTTTAAGGTTAATGAGGTATCGGAAATGCTGTCAAACGATGGATTAGAAGTTACGGTTATAACAGGACTTCCTAATTATCCTGATGGTAAAATTGCTAAAGGTTATGGTTATTTTAAAAACACAACAGACGTAGTTAAGGGAGTTAAAGTTAAAAGGTTGTGGTTGATACCAAGAGGGTCTGGTTCTAAATTAAGATTGGTGATTAATTACTTGTCGTATTTTGCATCTTGTATTATCTATACATTGTACATAGGTCTGTTTAAAAAAAAATACGACGTTATTTTTGTTCATCATACAAGCCCTATTTTAATAGCTATTTCTCCAATTATTTATAAGTGGTTGCGTAAACCTAAAATGATCCTTTGGGATTTAGACATGTGGCCTGATACTTTAGTTGCGTTAGATATTATAAAATCTAAAAAGGTTATTCTTTTTTTAGAAACTCTAGTAAAATGGATTTATAAACAATACGATAAAGTCCTAATAGGGTCTAATAGTTTTGCATCCAAAGCAAAAGAGAGAGTAGCAGATTATAAAATAGATTATTTTCCTAATTGGGCAGAAGATGTTTTTACGCAAAAAAATCAAGTTCAGCCAAATAATAATCCGCAATTTCCAGTAGGTTTTAGTGTCATGTATGCTGGTAATATTGGAGAAGCGCAAGATTTTGGAAACGTTTTTAATGCAATGAAAATTCTTAAAAATGAAGCTATTAATTGGTTAATTGTAGGTGATGGTAGATGGTTAAAACAGCTAAAAGAAAAAGTGTCGCAGTCAGGATTATCAGACAAAGTGACGTATTATGGTAATAATCCACTGCAAACTATGCCTTATTTTTTTTCTAAAGCAGATGTGATGTTTTTCTCATTACAGGATAAAGAGATATTTTCTAAAACGGTTCCTGCTAAGTTACAAGCTTATATGGCTTCAGCTAAGCCAATTGTTGGTATGATTTCTGGTGAAGGTAACCAAATAATCAAAGAAGCTAATTGTGGGTTATCTGTTAATAGTGGCGATTATATAGGTTTTGCAGATGCTATATTAGAGATGAAAACTAATAAGCAATTATTGCTGCAATATGGTCAAAATGGAGAGGCTTATTATAATAAAAATTATTCTAAACCATCAAGGAAAAAACAACTTTCATCTATAATTAAAGGCTGA